A portion of the Aricia agestis chromosome 1, ilAriAges1.1, whole genome shotgun sequence genome contains these proteins:
- the LOC121739131 gene encoding aspartate aminotransferase, mitochondrial, which produces MAHALKKLSAQVIKNNNLESIISNAAVRTNSTWWGNVQMGPPDVILGITEAYKKDSHPQKVNLGVGAYRDDEGKPFVLPSVRKAEEILHKKGLNHEYAPISGEASYTDAVAKLAFGEDSPVIKEKTNCTVQTLSGTGALRLGLEFITKHYAKNKEVWFPAPTWGNHPQICNMLNLPHKKYRYFDSKTNGFDLEGALEDICKIPEGSIVMLHACAHNPTGVDPKPEDWAKLSQVIREKKLYPFFDMAYQGFATGNVDNDAFAVRLFVKDGHQVTLAQSFAKNMGLYGERAGALTFLCGDADHAAKVMSQVKIMVRTMYSNPPLYGARLVQEILLNPELKQQWLVDVKSMADRIISMRTQLRAGIEGAGNKHPWQHITDQIGMFCFTGLKPDQVERLTKEFHIYLTKDGRISVAGISSKNVNYIAEAMHKVTC; this is translated from the exons ATGGCTCACGCTCTGAAGAAATTATCTGCTCAAGTAATCAAAAACAACAATCTCGAGTCTATAATCAGCAATGCAGCTGTGAGAACTAATAG CACTTGGTGGGGAAATGTGCAAATGGGTCCACCAGATGTAATTCTGGGCATTACTGAAGCATACAAAAAGGACTCTCATCCACAAAAAGTCAACCTTGGAGTTGGTGCCTACAGAGATGATGAAGGCAAACCATTTGTGTTGCCATCCGTAAGAAAG gcTGAAGAAATTCTTCACAAAAAAGGTCTGAACCATGAATATGCCCCTATCAGTGGTGAGGCATCTTACACAGATGCTGTAGCTAAACTTGCTTTTGGAGAAGACAGTCCagttattaaagaaaaaaccAACTGCACAGTACaa ACTCTCTCTGGTACTGGTGCCTTGCGTCTTGGTCTTGAGTTTATCACCAAGCATTATGCCAAAAACAAGGAGGTATGGTTCCCTGCTCCCACCTGGGGAAACCACCCACAAATTTGCAATATGCTTAACCTGCCACATAAGAAATACCGCTACTTTGACTCCAAGACCAACGGATTTGACTTAGAAGGCGCCCTTGAGGACATCtgt AAAATTCCAGAGGGCTCAATTGTTATGCTCCACGCTTGCGCGCATAACCCTACTGGAGTCGACCCTAAACCCGAAGACTGGGCTAAACTGTCTCAG GTGATCAGAGAGAAGAAACTTTACCCGTTCTTCGACATGGCGTACCAGGGATTCGCCACCGGCAACGTAGACAACGACGCTTTCGCCGTCCGCCTGTTCGTCAAGGACGGCCACCAGGTCACGCTCGCGCAGAGCTTCGCCAAGAATATGG GTCTGTACGGTGAGCGCGCCGGCGCCCTGACGTTCCTGTGCGGCGACGCGGACCACGCCGCCAAAGTGATGTCGCAGGTGAAGATCATGGTGCGCACCATGTACTCCAACCCCCCGCTGTACGGCGCGCGGCTCGTGCAGGAGATACTGCTCAACCCTGAACTGAAGCAGCAGTG GTTGGTGGACGTGAAGTCTATGGCTGACCGCATCATCTCTATGCGCACGCAGCTGCGCGCCGGCATAGAGGGCGCCGGCAACAAGCACCCCTGGCAACACATCACCGACCAGATCGGCATGTTCTGCTTCACTGGTCTCAAGCCCGATCAG GTGGAGAGGCTGACGAAGGAGTTCCACATTTACCTGACGAAAGACGGGCGCATCTCCGTCGCCGGCATCTCCTCCAAGAACGTCAACTACATCGCCGAGGCCATGCACAAGGTGACCTGCTAA
- the LOC121739039 gene encoding BRCA2-interacting transcriptional repressor EMSY: MWPILLNMTRDECRQTLRRLELEAYSNMMSVFRAQGALEDNRKKLLEELRAVLHISRDRHTAEARRVSNDELLATIADQLAGPNTGLGWISEGRRLVPLLPRGIAQTMYTEVADKAAESSASENIDIKKKVETENFVPKLSEDEIETSEDFCENQQSEPMDETLYPPVATEDQSSKVWETELICRKRKIPESNSISEDSTTPVKNVRNIPANSNQKHLNLSQVYSRFSQSTGKSSGHSKHSYNQVSKVSTTKSQSHRSVHHKPRAYKQRNLSHAKMQKKSQETIPRSPQSQQLNPGQLQPEYSKSPSTFQSTFSQTVLGKMKSEYIDETKSKIIPTTHVASDISKTPQHSTAHTEPLETTHEDDSTSYSPTQDTAPLKQNIGGKHCQLLVKKRNEIPEEKKIQIQDFKIIQKPTEGLKVISNRQVMVAPSSAQRVNTAAKLVTTKVVSSVSRPRSSNTPLISRDKMIVVSKPSGENRFAGAKMVVTSSPMTTPSKDLSLNSSITNKTSDALTPKGIPATDLKVSAKTFVVNPKSGQKMVVVPAKGGKEGQIPLFHFKGMPTTMKLVSMASSQPAAVSKSNTAPKPTVISTLPSNTKNINVEPIKTANLADIVPVKGLTPATTPKITNPIVRPVTKGNVIVITKGSTIGKAVSFTKNGNDMSKIIMGKNVNQLLQANKPDKAEQGKTGNVIVLELNNEQTGRTTTMSEILDSRSTNVPKTDQNRKPTDLQITQDTPVLFESQINDDACNATSLDSAQIIGDMRSIEGGNISLIDKDDVNKSNFNKENIGIKDDSSIADWDMELAAAVPTKSKDPIEKLNSLNLDLGMSSDSESEFIMDGHKIKTKHSHSPQDRIQSATPTGVDSERYSSSSLSLATRTLLSQLQDDGSSSNDSSFALRTKSSEKFKGTELRIDKTESEALSKAKAKLSEKVAEAKSQQKRIDVYSTAITTSDINLDSFSYLEEGLMAGDDEFASDGKRDIRQTPDALDDQLSRLLGEDSANSTDSHIVSESLSLSKS, encoded by the exons ATGTGGCCCATCCTTCTCAACATGACGCGAGACGAATGTCGTCAAACGCTGCGAAGACTCg AACTTGAAGCCTACTCGAATATGATGAGTGTGTTTAGGGCTCAAGGAGCATTGGAAGACAACAGAAAAAAGTTACTCGAGGAACTACGCGCCGTGTTACATATAAGCCGTGATCGACACACTGCTGAAGCGCGTCGCGTATCTAACGATGAGCTTTTGGCTACAATAGCTGATCA gttaGCAGGGCCAAACACAGGATTAGGATGGATAAGTGAAGGTCGAAGATTAGTACCCCTTTTACCTCGGGGTATTGCTCAGACTATGTATACTGAGGTAGCCGATAAAGCTGCTGAATCTAGCGCAAGTgaaaatattgacattaaaaagaAGGTTGAAACGGAAAATTTTGTTCCTAAACTGAGTGAGGATGAAATTGAGACATCTGAAGATTTTTGTGAAAATCAACAAAGTGAGCCAATGGACGAAACCCTTTATCCTCCCGTTGCAACAGAAGATCAGAGTAGTAAA GTATGGGAAACAGAACTAATATGTAGAAAAAGGAAAATACCAGAAAGTAACTCCATTTCTGAAGACTCCACCACACCAGTGAAAAATGTGAGGAATATACCTGCAAATTCAAACCAAAAACATTTGAACTTGTCACAAGTGTACTCCAGATTTTCTCAATCAACAG gTAAATCATCTGGTCATTCCAAGCATTCTTACAACCAAGTAAGTAAAGTGTCTACAACTAAATCACAGAGCCATCGTTCTGTTCATCATAAACCACGTGCATACAAGCAGAGAAACCTTTCCCATgctaaaatgcaaaaaaaatctCAAGAGACAATACCTAGATCTCCTCAGAGTCAACAGTTGAACCCCGGCCAATTGCAGCCCGAGTACTCAAAGTCCCCCAGTACTTTCCAGAGTACTTTCTCACAAACTGTTCTCGGGAAAATGAAATCTGAATACATAGACGAAACTAAGTCTAAAATAATACCAACCACTCATGTAGCATCTGACATATCAAAAACGCCCCAGCACTCGACAGCACATACTGAACCCTTAGAAACAACCCACGAAGATGATTCAACGTCTTATTCCCCTACACAAGACACAGCACCGTTGAAGCAAAACATAGGTGGAAAACATTGTCAGCTCCTTGTCAAGAAACGTAACGAAATACCAGAAGAgaagaaaatacaaatacaagatttcaaaattattcaaaaGCCAACCGAAGGGCTAAAGGTGATATCCAATCGTCAAGTGATGGTCGCCCCGAGTTCTGCACAGAGAGTTAACACTGCGGCAAAACTGGTCACCACTAAAGTTGTAAGCTCAGTTTCTAGACCGCGATCGTCGAATACCCCTCTAATATCCAGAGATAAAATGATAGTTGTGTCGAAACCTTCCGGCGAAAATAGGTTTGCTGGCGCAAAAATGGTAGTTACGTCATCACCGATGACTACACCCTCTAAAGATCTCTCACTGAACAGCTccataacaaataaaacgtcgGATGCGTTAACTCCGAAAGGTATTCCTGCTACAGATTTAAAAGTTTCCGCAAAAACTTTTGTCGTCAACCCGAAATCGGGTCAAAAGATGGTCGTCGTTCCCGCCAAGGGTGGTAAAGAAGGGCAAATTCCTCTATTCCACTTTAAAGGCATGCCGACTACCATGAAATTAGTATCGATGGCCTCCTCCCAGCCTGCCGCCGTTTCGAAATCTAACACTGCGCCTAAACCTACAGTCATTAGCACTTTACCTtctaatacaaaaaatattaacgtGGAGCCCATAAAGACAGCAAATTTAGCCGATATCGTACCCGTGAAAGGGTTGACTCCTGCTACCACACCTAAAATCACGAATCCCATCGTACGACCGGTGACAAAAGGAAACGTTATCGTTATTACAAAGGGATCCACGATCGGTAAAGCTGTGTCGTTCACTAAAAACGGTAATGATATGTCAAAAATTATAATGGGAAAAAATGTAAACCAATTATTACAGGCTAACAAGCCTGACAAAGCGGAGCAGGGCAAAACGGGCAACGTAATCGTTTTAGAACTGAATAATGAACAGACGGGTCGCACCACGACCATGTCCGAAATACTGGACAGTCGTAGCACAAATGTTCCAAAAACGGATCAAAATAGAAAACCTACCGACCTGCAAATCACTCAGGATACTCCAGTTCTCTTTGAAAGTCAAATAAACGATGACGCTTGTAACGCGACCAGCTTAGATTCGGCTCAGATCATAGGAGACATGAGGTCTATCGAAGGTGGGAACATATCCTTAATCGACAAAGACGAtgtaaataaatctaattttaataaagaaaacatAGGTATTAAAGATGATTCTAGTATTGCCGATTGGGACATGGAATTAGCGGCAGCTGTACCGACCAAAAGTAAAGATCCTATTGAAAAACTGAACTCCTTGAATCTAGACCTCGGCATGTCCAGCGACAGCGAGAGCGAGTTCATTATGGACggacataaaattaaaactaaacactCGCATTCGCCTCAGGACAGAATACAAAGCGCGACGCCGACTG GCGTCGACAGCGAACGATATAGCTCCAGTTCGTTGTCACTGGCGACCAGGACGCTGCTCAGCCAGCTACAGGATGACGGGTCGTCCAGCAACGACTCGTCCTTCGCTCTGAGAACGAAATCCTCCGAGAAATTCAAGGGTACGGAACTAAGAATCGATAAAACCGAATCGGAGGCGCTCTCGAAAGCTAAAGCGAAACTGTCGGAGAAAGTAGCAGAGGCGAAATCTCAACAGAAGCGAATCGACGTCTACAGCACGGCCATAACGACCTCCGACATCAACTTGGATTCATTTTCGTATTTGGAGGAAGGTCTGATGGCAGGGGACGACGAATTCGCCAGCGACGGCAAACGTGACATCCGACAGACGCCCGACGCATTGGACGATCAGTTAAGTCGATTACTCGGGGAGGATTCCGCTAACTCGACAGACTCGCATATTGTAAGTGAAAGCTTGTCCTTGAGTAAATCTTGA